From Watersipora subatra chromosome 2, tzWatSuba1.1, whole genome shotgun sequence, one genomic window encodes:
- the LOC137387836 gene encoding uncharacterized protein → MLYGNKGTRGENEHSVVREVAQKKLVKEDRVSEHSNGYSIGQVTPGSRRSIDNLDQDSPTFTASRSSRSVTVMEKDLKSSIAKLYQNYDFITDEYDRLYEIVDKLREDYNNSKNLLFYNRYKEFRRVIKNALRQWKSVEKRSTLAMSRKTSNTNYTLAMSVNRQPLNTGSTGSVADGSSFSANLDARLKAQNNAATRDLYAECTRLEREIYQYKIRNQTIKNLISKLAESYENSKAHVLHIWGRFKELRDMIKEVIDSDV, encoded by the exons ATGTTATACGGTAATAAAGGTACGAGAGGAGAGAATGAGCACTCGGTTGTCCGCGAAGTAGCGCAGAAGAAGCTAGTCAAAGAAGATAGAGTAAGCGAGCACAGCAATGGTTACTCTATAGGGCAAGTGACACCCGGCAGCAGGCGCTCTATCGACAACCTTGATCAG GACTCTCCAACATTTACTGCATCAAGAAGCAGCAGGTCAGTCACCGTAATGGAGAAAGACCTCAAGTCATCTATTGCTAAACTTTACCAAAATTACGACTTTATCACGGATGAATATGACAGACTTTATGAGATCGTGGATAAACTGCGGGAAGACTACAACAATTCTAAAAACCTACTCTTTTACAATCGCTATAAAGAGTTCCGAAGGGTGATCAAAAACGCACTCAGACAGTGGAAGTCGGTCGAGAAGAGAAGTACGCTGGCGATGAGTCGCAAAACGAGCAATACGAACTACACCCTTGCCATGTCAGTGAATCGACAGCCACTCAATACCGGCTCAACTGGGTCAGTCGCTGATGGAAGTAGTTTTTCTGCTAATTTGGATGCGAGGCTAAAAGCTCAGAATA ATGCAGCTACGAGGGATCTATACGCTGAGTGTACAAGACTGGAGCGTGAGATATATCAGTACAAAATCAGAAATCAAACCATTAAGAATTTGATAAGCAAACTGGCCGAATCATATGAGAACTCAAAGGCACATGTTTTGCACATATGGGGTAGATTTAAGGAGTTGCGGGACATGATAAAGGAGGTTATTGATTCCGATGTCTAG
- the LOC137386913 gene encoding mediator of RNA polymerase II transcription subunit 1-like: protein MSSDGGNAGGVGQSGSNVSDAAKMEALLEQLRSKHNANKSSGSWIEFAKQIRRATLESNKRRCHDSALIDEALEKLQSVMAANNLRQMLERISSGSQKLGLKYCMQGSTVYISIDLFYIDIQCDMAPNNPTVRDVRVAHHGSNQPTSVPAMTQALRQGDVKLFMEHIKGFMDMYNMDSEKSVKTKFFIVQQSLESDIEKMNKVQMQQVKNAHLGFQIYKLPMGLVQPRNGGLPTKLTFFITPYDFLSEKVPTGHPMSIESIQSLDLGMSATIGIEQSSTNHQLQTIPLSNFTRGPDNRLVTQFVVSTNINSVMMPASYVLKLKKPIALTQQTIKQIERLQGSCNFSGSLTMMPMLDAIVQSSGVFIPPRTNRFTVVLPGQVQSYYINELKTGSERTLGGLVTRLPFTHPTFIPPVVSLLRHQLMLNTMILSCVRSGSGLEVETKPVNMELKVVSSQLLTVTFKHPFADSVATVDFDISEVMAPRCSIHCNSGDVCSNNHASKIIQRSFSIPITMRSILKQIGHQEENQPPPSKKVKADHGEIMQKICDVYTSRGHYLPYGSVNTSSTSYSKNIETNKYSLCLRRFSGYKRSCFSALNPPNSLPTSPSKSLTSIPVQASDKLQLTSTPTLSSLLDEKDGLVVDIKTSAHSLSFEASQTSTSPRYQASSLSDLLDRYDSTGDKKPKKIRQKRRPSNSSVSTPPPTSSATVLGRKRKKSDNEEIVRELTSKVKSEVSEQQAQNSSPVISQPIISLSDLNACSSALQPVTTKVSMAKSSSMDTQLAQLLHSTDDGKKSKQAAKMKVMTVDDLFESPQQTKHAEVKGLTSVTIKSRAKKPTEEKKLVKQSASADSMPRDKKLKRSDSVEMKLNQSRSVDQIPTSPIRKTVKVVAAPKSKTKVQSQQEPTPALTIKTYEDRLSPKDKLKKASTEKDKKKRAMKSPISTDAAARQSAKDIINATYGNSNLKSLPKIPRRSQASPTSPKLSLQQKSPVASSDWQRASPVLNRSLPGKLEDVSAASINNRVKSFPLDPKRPALLPTPGGHAATQRKQPPSDVSYRQGQPNTTATSSSQSPRYSSISSSKGRGVEPSPNSPDQLNIVVNTTPVYIPTQPVTNNPASPMAEVVTRVPKSIPLDSSKPSSHSILVKQKNVSRPLTFSPKQTGDSRLDDDLMNVALGTH from the exons GAGTCAAACAAGAGGCGTTGTCACGACTCTGCTCTTATTGATGAGGCCTTAGAGAAGCTACAAAGTGTCATGGCTGCCAACAATCTGCGCCAAATGCTGGAAAGAATTAGTAGTGGAAGCCAAAAGCTTGGTCTCAAATACTGCATGCAG GGCAGTACTGTGTACATTTCCATAGACCTGTTCTACATAGACATACAGTGTGACATGGCACCAAACAATCCAACGGTGCGAGACGTTCGTGTGGCACACCACGGTAGTAACCAGCCAACTTCAGTACCAGCCATGACTCAGGCCCTTAGACAAGGAGATGTCAAACTTTTCATGGAGCATATCAAAGGCTTCATGGATATGTACAACATGGACAGCGAGAA ATCAGTCAAGACCAAGTTCTTCATAGTACAACAGTCACTTGAGTCAGACATTGAGAAGATGAATAAAGTTCAAATGCAACA GGTTAAGAATGCTCACCTTGGCTTTCAAATCTACAAACTACCCATGGGTCTGGTACAGCCGAGAAATGGAGGCTTGCCAACGAAACTCACCTTTTTCATTACACCTTATGATTTCCTTAGTGAGAAAGTTCCAACTGGTCACCCTATGTCTATTGAGA GTATTCAGAGCCTTGACCTTGGCATGTCCGCTACTATCGGTATTGAGCAGAGCTCCACTAACCATCAGCTTCAGACAATCCCCCTTAGCAACTTCACCAGAGGTCCTGATAACAGACT GGTGACACAGTTTGTAGTAAGTACCAACATCAACAGCGTGATGATGCCTGCCTCCTACGTGTTGAAACTGAAGAAGCCTATAGCTCTCACTCAGCAAACCATCAAACAGATTGAGAGACTGCAAG GTTCATGTAACTTCAGCGGCTCCTTAACCATGATGCCAATGTTAGACGCCATTGTGCAGTCGAGTGGAGTGTTTATCCCCCCTCGCACAAACAGGTTCACCGTT GTGCTGCCGGGCCAAGTACAAAGCTATTACATAAATGAGCTGAAAACCGGAAGTGAACGTACTCTGGGAGGCTTAGTCACACGTCTTCCCTTCACCCACCCAACTTTCATCCCACCAGTTGTTAGCTTACTCAGACACCAGCTGATGCTCAACACAATGATCCTTAGTTGTGTGCGGTCTGGCAGCGGACTTGAAG TCGAGACTAAACCAGTCAACATGGAGCTGAAGGTCGTCTCAAGTCAACTGCTGACCGTCACATTCAAGCATCCTTTTGCTGACAGCGTGGCTACAG TTGATTTTGATATCAGCGAAGTGATGGCTCCCAGATGTTCAATTCATTGCAACTCTGGTGATGTCTGCAGCAACAACCACGCTTCCAAGATCATTCAAAG GTCGTTCTCTATTCCTATTACGATGCGGTCTATACTCAAACAGATTGGGCACCAGGAAGAAAACCAGCCTCCTCCGAGTAAGAAGGTCAAGGCTGATCACGGCGAAATTATGCAAAAGATTTGTGACGTTTATACTTCTCGAGGACATTATTTACCGTATGGCTCTGTTAACACATCCTCAACTAGTTATTCTAAGAATATAGAAACAAACAAGTACTCACTATGTCTCCGTCGCTTCTCTGGCTATAAGCGGTCGTGTTTTTCTGCTCTTAATCCTCCTAATTCTTTACCCACATCTCCCAGCAAGTCTCTCACTTCCATTCCAGTGCAGGCAAGCGACAAACTTCAACTTACCAGCACCCCAACCTTGTCTAGTCTTCTTGATGAAAAAGATGGCTTAGTTGTAGACATTAAAACATCGGCTCACTCTCTATCTTTTGAGGCCAGTCAAACATCAACTTCTCCTCGATATCAAGCATCTTCTTTATCAGATTTGTTAGATAGGTATGATTCAACAGGCGACAAAAAACCGAAAAAGATACGCCAGAAACGAAGGCCATCCAACAGCTCAGTGAGCACACCACCTCCAACTTCCAGTGCCACTGTTTTGGGAAGAAAACGCAAGAAAAGTGACAATGAAGAGATCGTCCGAGAACTCACGTCAAAGGTAAAATCAGAAGTTTCAGAACAACAAGCTCAAAACAGTAGTCCCGTAATCTCTCAACCAATCATCAGTTTGTCAGATTTAAATGCTTGCTCATCCGCGCTTCAACCTGTTACAACCAAGGTTTCCATGGCCAAATCATCTTCGATGGATACGCAATTAGCACAGCTTCTACATAGTACAGATGATGGTAAGAAAAGTAAACAGGCTGCAAAGATGAAAGTGATGACTGTCGATGACCTGTTTGAGTCCCCACAGCAAACAAAACATGCAGAGGTCAAAGGGCTAACTTCAGTTACGATTAAGTCACGAGCCAAAAAACCAACGGAAGAAAAGAAGCTTGTAAAACAGTCAGCCTCTGCTGATAGTATGCCACGAGACAAAAAGCTCAAGCGTTCTGACTCAGTTGAAATGAAATTGAATCAGAGTCGGTCAGTTGATCAGATTCCGACATCTCCTATTCGAAAGACCGTGAAAGTTGTGGCAGCTCCTAAGAGCAAAACAAAAGTGCAATCCCAACAGGAACCGACACCAGCTTTGACTATTAAAACTTATGAGGATCGTCTGTCACCTAAAGATAAGCTAAAAAAGGCCTCAACGGAAAAGGACAAGAAAAAGCGAGCTATGAAGTCTCCGATATCTACAGATGCAGCGGCTCGACAATCAGCTAAAGACATCATTAATGCCACATATGGCAATAGCAACCTCAAGTCTCTACCAAAGATTCCCCGACGTAGTCAGGCCAGTCCAACATCTCCAAAGCTTTCACTCCAGCAAAAGTCACCTGTGGCTAGCAGCGATTGGCAGCGAGCCTCTCCTGTGTTGAACAGGTCATTGCCTGGTAAGTTGGAGGACGTTTCTGCTGCAAGCATTAATAACCGAGTCAAGTCTTTTCCATTAGATCCCAAGCGTCCTGCCCTTTTGCCCACACCAGGTGGTCATGCAGCTACACAACGTAAACAGCCTCCGTCTGATGTATCCTACAGACAAGGTCAGCCTAACACAACTGCCACCTCCAGCTCTCAATCTCCAAGATATTCTAGTATCAGTAGTAGCAAAGGTCGGGGAGTAGAGCCTAGCCCAAACTCCCCTGATCAGCTTAATATCGTTGTCAATACGACTCCAGTCTATATTCCTACTCAACCTGTGACCAACAATCCAGCTAGTCCTATGGCGGAAGTGGTCACCAGGGTACCAAAATCTATCCCTTTGGATTCTAGTAAGCCAAGCAGCCACTCAATTCTTGTCAAACAGAAGAATGTTTCGAGACCGCTGACATTTTCTCCTAAGCAAACCGGTGATAGTCGATTAGATGATGATCTGATGAATGTTGCCCTTGGCACACATTGA